Proteins encoded within one genomic window of Flavobacterium gilvum:
- the dapF gene encoding diaminopimelate epimerase, whose translation MQLEFYKYQGTGNDFVMIDNRSGFFPKEDTQLIAHLCDRRFGIGGDGLILLENDSETDFKMVYYNSDGNQSSMCGNGGRCLVAFAKDLNVIENATTFIATDGLHHASFEDNGLVSLQMIDVPIIDIKKDHSFLNTGSPHHVQMVEDLEHYNIKAEGAAIRYGELYGAAGSNINFVKKIDDTTFRLRTYERGVEDETLACGTGATAVAIAMNATGQTAATAINVNVEGGKLVVSFDKGENGFTNVFLKGPAEFVFKGTIEI comes from the coding sequence ATGCAATTAGAATTTTATAAATACCAAGGTACTGGAAACGATTTTGTTATGATTGACAATCGTTCTGGTTTTTTTCCAAAAGAAGACACGCAATTAATTGCTCATTTGTGTGACAGACGTTTTGGAATAGGCGGAGACGGTCTTATTTTATTGGAAAATGATTCTGAAACCGATTTCAAAATGGTGTATTACAACTCAGACGGAAATCAAAGTTCAATGTGCGGTAACGGTGGAAGATGTTTAGTGGCTTTCGCCAAAGATTTGAATGTGATTGAAAATGCTACCACATTTATAGCTACAGATGGATTACACCACGCTTCATTTGAAGATAATGGCTTGGTTTCTTTGCAAATGATTGATGTTCCAATAATTGATATCAAAAAAGACCACTCCTTTTTGAATACTGGTTCTCCGCATCATGTTCAAATGGTTGAGGATTTAGAGCATTATAATATAAAAGCAGAAGGTGCTGCAATTCGTTATGGCGAATTATACGGCGCAGCTGGAAGTAATATTAATTTTGTGAAAAAAATTGACGATACCACTTTTAGACTTCGTACCTACGAAAGAGGAGTTGAAGACGAGACTTTGGCTTGTGGAACTGGAGCAACTGCAGTCGCAATCGCTATGAACGCAACAGGACAAACAGCTGCTACGGCCATTAACGTAAATGTTGAAGGTGGGAAATTAGTAGTTTCATTCGATAAAGGAGAAAACGGTTTTACAAATGTTTTCTTGAAAGGGCCAGCAGAATTCGTTTTCAAAGGAACAATAGAAATTTAA
- a CDS encoding S1C family serine protease, whose translation MKQISKLFLVSLLSGATTLGAYKLLFDNNGYFSSNKNGITTIAPDYYNRQTSLGAENVDFTVAAEKTIHTVVHVKNVSVRTVTNPIMEYFYGYGGQQQQEQVGTGSGVIISEDGYIVTNNHVVKDATDIEITLNNKKTYKAKLIGTDSKMDIALLKINADEKLPYSTFANSDSVKVGEWVLAVGNPYNLTSTVTAGIISAKARNLDTRGIQSFIQTDAAVNPGNSGGALVNTRGELIGINTMISSMTGSYVGYSFAVPSNNARKIIEDIMEFGNVQRGILGVEGGELNGTASKELGVTQTEGFYIKAVSKNSGAEKAKLQKGDIIVKIDNQDINTFADLSGYVNTKRPNDKVQVTIIRDNKNLVVPVVLSKNDNFNTEFKGIELENIDAADKKKFKLGYGVKIKSINNENLEQYSNELVGNIILSIDNVKATNVETVSKLLNNKDDKQSIRIEMINKNGEIMRIII comes from the coding sequence ATGAAACAAATTTCAAAATTATTTCTGGTATCATTGTTGAGCGGCGCTACCACCCTGGGCGCATACAAATTATTATTTGACAACAATGGTTATTTTTCTTCCAACAAAAATGGAATTACTACAATCGCCCCCGACTACTACAATCGACAAACTAGTTTGGGCGCTGAAAACGTTGACTTTACAGTCGCGGCAGAAAAAACAATTCACACCGTAGTACACGTAAAAAATGTATCGGTACGAACTGTTACCAATCCTATTATGGAATATTTTTACGGTTATGGAGGCCAGCAACAACAGGAACAAGTTGGAACTGGATCGGGAGTTATTATTTCTGAAGACGGATATATTGTAACCAATAATCACGTGGTGAAAGATGCAACCGACATTGAAATAACCCTGAACAACAAAAAAACGTATAAGGCAAAACTTATCGGAACCGATTCCAAAATGGACATTGCCTTGCTAAAAATCAATGCCGATGAAAAATTGCCGTATTCCACATTTGCCAATTCCGATTCGGTTAAAGTAGGCGAATGGGTATTGGCTGTTGGTAATCCGTACAACTTGACATCAACCGTAACTGCAGGTATTATTTCGGCGAAAGCCAGAAACCTAGACACAAGAGGAATTCAGTCTTTCATTCAAACTGATGCCGCCGTAAACCCTGGAAACAGCGGAGGCGCACTTGTAAATACTCGTGGTGAACTGATAGGAATCAACACTATGATTTCGTCAATGACTGGTTCTTATGTTGGCTATTCCTTTGCTGTTCCTTCTAATAATGCCCGAAAAATAATCGAAGACATTATGGAATTTGGAAATGTGCAAAGAGGAATTCTGGGAGTTGAAGGCGGAGAACTAAACGGTACCGCTTCCAAAGAACTGGGAGTTACACAAACCGAAGGCTTTTACATTAAAGCTGTATCCAAAAACTCGGGTGCCGAAAAAGCCAAATTGCAAAAAGGTGATATTATTGTCAAGATAGACAATCAAGATATTAACACATTTGCCGATCTTTCGGGATATGTAAACACCAAAAGACCGAATGACAAAGTACAGGTAACCATTATAAGAGACAACAAAAATTTAGTGGTTCCTGTTGTGTTGAGTAAAAACGACAACTTTAATACAGAATTCAAAGGAATCGAACTTGAAAACATCGATGCTGCCGACAAAAAGAAATTCAAATTGGGCTATGGTGTGAAAATCAAATCCATTAACAACGAGAATTTGGAGCAATATAGTAATGAACTTGTCGGAAATATAATTTTGAGTATTGACAACGTAAAAGCAACCAATGTAGAAACGGTTTCTAAACTTTTGAATAATAAAGACGATAAACAAAGTATCCGTATCGAAATGATAAATAAAAACGGTGAGATCATGCGAATCATCATCTAA
- a CDS encoding GNAT family N-acetyltransferase, which produces MITLKGDTIYLRALEPNDLEFIYAMENDQSIWEVSNTHTPYSRFLVKQYLENAHQDIYEAKQLRLAICQDQDFPALGLIDLFDFDPKNNRAGIGIVIQGEENRNQNIGSEALGLLIRYAFINLNLHQLYANIGCENKASLSLFTKFGFEKIGVKKDWTLINGVYKDEAIFQLINNQTSDS; this is translated from the coding sequence ATGATAACATTAAAAGGCGATACTATTTACCTTCGAGCACTTGAACCCAATGATTTGGAATTTATTTATGCGATGGAAAATGACCAAAGCATTTGGGAGGTGAGCAATACTCATACGCCTTACAGTCGTTTTTTGGTGAAGCAGTATTTGGAAAATGCCCATCAGGATATTTATGAAGCCAAACAATTGCGATTAGCGATTTGTCAGGATCAAGACTTTCCGGCTTTGGGTTTGATTGATTTATTTGATTTTGATCCAAAAAATAATAGAGCAGGAATTGGCATCGTGATTCAGGGCGAAGAGAACAGAAATCAAAATATTGGTTCCGAAGCTTTGGGCTTACTTATTCGATATGCTTTTATAAATCTTAATTTGCACCAATTATATGCAAATATTGGTTGCGAAAATAAGGCAAGTTTGTCTCTTTTTACTAAATTTGGTTTCGAAAAAATAGGCGTAAAAAAAGATTGGACTTTGATAAATGGAGTTTACAAAGACGAGGCAATTTTTCAGTTAATTAATAATCAAACAAGTGACAGCTAA
- the mltG gene encoding endolytic transglycosylase MltG — translation MKQKKIISLVAVALISILIVCGAVLMYKVFSGNTKFKEKEVYVYVPTGSDYEQVKKIIAPYVENLDRFELVANKASYPENVKPGRFLLKNGMSSYDLVRAMRKNDPVSLAFNNQERIENLAGRVGSQIEPDSLELLNTFRDSIFLKENGFTEENVLAMFIPNTYEVYWNTPAVKFRDKMIKEYNKFWNKERTAKAEAQGLTPVQATILASIVHKESVKKDERPRIAGVYLNRLKLGMPLQADPTVIFAMKKKSNDFNQVIKRVFYNDLIMKSPYNTYVNVGLPPGPIAMPDITALEAVLNPEKNNYIYFCASVDRFGYHEFAATLAEHNVNAKKYSDWINGQGVQR, via the coding sequence TTGAAGCAAAAAAAAATAATCTCATTAGTTGCGGTTGCATTAATATCCATATTGATTGTTTGTGGAGCAGTTTTGATGTATAAGGTTTTTAGTGGCAACACTAAATTTAAAGAAAAAGAAGTGTACGTTTATGTACCTACAGGTTCTGATTATGAGCAGGTAAAGAAAATAATTGCGCCGTATGTAGAGAATTTGGATCGTTTTGAGTTGGTTGCCAATAAAGCAAGCTATCCTGAAAATGTAAAACCAGGGCGTTTTTTATTAAAAAACGGAATGAGCAGCTATGACTTGGTTCGAGCGATGCGAAAAAACGATCCCGTAAGTTTGGCTTTTAATAATCAAGAGCGTATTGAGAATTTGGCTGGCAGAGTGGGTTCACAAATCGAACCGGACAGTTTGGAACTTTTAAATACATTTAGAGATTCCATTTTTTTGAAAGAAAACGGATTTACTGAAGAGAACGTACTGGCTATGTTTATTCCAAATACATACGAAGTTTATTGGAATACTCCGGCGGTAAAGTTCCGTGATAAAATGATAAAGGAATATAATAAATTTTGGAACAAAGAGCGTACCGCAAAAGCAGAAGCACAAGGTTTAACTCCCGTTCAGGCAACGATTTTGGCTTCGATAGTGCATAAAGAGTCGGTTAAAAAAGATGAAAGACCTAGAATTGCAGGCGTTTATTTGAACAGGTTGAAATTGGGAATGCCATTGCAGGCAGATCCAACCGTGATTTTTGCGATGAAAAAGAAATCCAACGATTTTAATCAGGTTATCAAAAGAGTTTTTTATAATGATTTGATAATGAAATCGCCTTATAACACTTATGTAAATGTTGGGCTTCCTCCAGGACCAATCGCCATGCCTGATATTACGGCACTAGAGGCGGTTTTAAATCCCGAAAAGAACAATTATATTTATTTTTGTGCCAGTGTAGACCGTTTTGGTTATCACGAATTTGCCGCTACTTTGGCGGAGCATAATGTCAATGCCAAAAAATATTCGGATTGGATTAATGGCCAAGGAGTACAGCGATAG